CCCACAGACTGCTACATTACTCCCCTTTTCTTTGGAATTTTCACAAACTGCACCATTCGGTAAAAGAGATGGGATTTGCGGCACATCTGCGTTACCATTGGATGGAACCTGTGGTTTACAAATCGCTGCTTTACATCCCACTTGCCATCATTGGTGGTTTTGATGTGGAATCGGTTGCGATTGTACATTTTTCGGCGCTCGCCATTGGTCACTTAAATCACGCCAATCTGGGATGGGACTATGGTTTTTTGAAATACATTTTCAACAATCCAAAAATGCACATTTGGCATCACGCTAAAGTTTTACCAAAACACGCCCAATATGGTGTTAATTTCGGGATCAGTTTGAGTATTTGGGATTATCTTTTCAAAACAAATCATATTCCGTACAATGGAAGGGATATAGAGTTAGGCTTTGATGGGGACGAAAAATTTCCTTCAAGCTTTATTTCCCAAGAATTGTATCCCATCAAAACCAGACAGCGAAATAATTCGTAATTATTTCAACACCAAAATTTATTCCTAAATGAAAACCATCTTTAACCTAGCAACAATACTTTTTTTGGCATTTTCATTACAAAGCTGTAATCTGCTTTCCGCCGCAGGCGTTAGCAGTCAAGGGCAACCCACTAAAGAAGTTCAGTCCGAACTCACCTCAACTACCGCAAATTCTGCAGTAAATGTAGAGCATTCACAATGGGACAAATTGCTGAAAAAACATGTAGACAGTGAAGGTATGGTAGATTATAAAGGGTTCAAAAAAGACGAAGCCAAACTGGATGAATATTTAAATATGCTTTCAGAAAAAAAACCGACTGATGATTGGAGCGTCCAGGAATTGCTGGCGTATTACATCAATCTTTACAACGCAGCGACCGTAAAATTGATCGTGGAAAACTATCCCGTAAAAAGTATAAAAGATATTGACGGTGCCTGGACTAAAGGCCGTGTGGCTGTTGGTGATAAAATGCTATCCCTCGGCGGAATTGAAAACGGAATTCTTCGAAAAATGAACGAGCCACGTATCCATTTCACTATAAACTGTGCTTCCATTTCCTGCCCAAAACTTTTGGATGAAGCGTACACAGCTGCAAAAATTAACGAGCAATTGGATCGTGCCACCAAAGAATTCATCAATAGCGATAAAAACGATATTTCACCACAAACTCCACAAGTTTCCTCTATTTTTGATTGGTACCAAAAAGATTTCAAAGTAAACGGCAAACAGGATGTTATTGGGTTTATCAATAGATACGCAAATACAAAGATAAATTCCGAAGCAAGTTTAAGTTACAAGAGTTATAATTGGGAATTGAACGAACAAAATTGATTTTGTAAAAATCAATAAATTGCAAACTGCAACCAAAAAAAATTGAATGCTTTCCATCATCATCCCGGTTTTAAACGAAGCCGAAAACATCACCAATTTACTTGAGCATTTAACCGAAAATATATCGGAAAAAGGCAAAGTTGAATTGATTGTGGTAGACGGTGGAAGCAACGATGGCACTCCCCAGTTAATCAAAAACTTTACTGAAAGCCAAACTATACCTATTAGTTTAATCACCACTTCCGAGAGTGGCCGTGCAAAACAGATGAACGAAGGTGCGCGAAACGCTTCGGGAGAAATTCTTTACTTTCTGCACGCTGATTCATTTCCGCCGAAAAACTTTGATAGTTATATTCTTTCAGAAGTAAAAAGGGGAAATCCCGCAGGCTGTTTCCGAATGAAATTTGATAGCGACCATTGGTGGCTGCAACTTGCCGGATGGCTTACGCAATTTAGCTGGCGTGCATGCCGTGGTGGTGATCAAAGCCAATTTATAACCAAAAAACTTTTTGATGAAATTGGCGGTTTTGATGAAAACTACACAATTTATGAAGACAATATTTTAATTAACGAGCTTTACAAGCGGAAGAAATTTGTGGTAATTCAAAAATGCATAACCACCTCAGCGCGCCTTTACAGACAAAAAGGCGTTTGGAACTTGCAATATCACTTTTGGGCAATTTATGTGAAACGTTGGTTTGGTGCAGATGCCGAGGAACTGTACAAATATTATTTGAAGCATATCAAGCAAGCGAATAACACGGAAATTTCAGAAGAAAAATTCTCCAATCAAGTTGCTGAAAATTAAAGAGATTTAAAATCTTTTGATTTTCAAAGTGGTTTCTTTCCAAAATTTTTAGGATATTGTAAAGAAAAACCAACAAAAACAAAGCTATGAACATTTTTGAAGCAATTAGAAAAGACCACGACAAACAACGCGAACTCTGCCGTTTGGTAACCTCCACTTCGGGTGATTCAAAAGGAAGAAAGGAAATGTGGGAAAAACTGAAGCACGAATTAAAAATACATGCAGACGCAGAGGAGCGCACATTTTATTCACCTCTAATCCACAACGATATGATGCAGGAACACGCCCGCCACGGAATTGCGGAGCATCACGAAATGGACGAACTAATGGAAAAAGTAGACGAAACCGATATGGATTCTCCCGCTTGGCTTATTTACGCAAAACAACTTTGCGAAAAGGTAGAGCACCATTTGGAAGATGAGGAGCACAGCTTTTTTCAATTGGCAGGAAAAGTTTTCACCGAAACACAAAAAACAGCCATTGCCAAGGATTATTTGGAAGAAATGAAAAAGAATAGATAAGTTGTGAAGCGCTACTCTTTTTTGGTAGAATACTGTTTTAAAATTAGCTGCAGTGCAGGTTTGTTTTGTGGCGTAAACTGATTGTCATCGGGCCCTCCCACTTTTTCGTTTATAATAAACCATTTCCAAAGGAAACCACCCGCAAACCAATCCTCTTCCCAAACCGATTTGTAGAGTCCTTCCAGTAAATTTATTTGGGCCTCTAAGTTTACAGAAGTCATTTCCCTATTGCTTTTCCACGGTTCTTTGCCACTAAAATCCACACTTCGATAACCGTATTCCGCAAAGAGGATTTTTTTATTTTCCTTTTCTGAAATGGTTTTTAATTCTTTTTTCCATCGCTCCCAACCTGCTATTGCCTCTTCAACAGTGGGGGTTTCGCTCTCCGAAATGGGGAAATAAGCATCCACGCCAATATAATCCAGTGCATCCCAAAACGGTACGCGCTTGTATTCATCCCAATTGGCGGCATAGGTCAATTTGCCCGTGTAAATCTTTTTCACTTCCGCAATCAATTCTCGCCAATAGTTTGGGCGGTGCTCAATGAATTTTTCCAACTCGGTACCAATACAGAAAATTTCAATCTCTTCTGCCTCTGCAACTTTTGCAAAATTGAGGATGAAATTTTTATAATTGATTTCAAGTTGAAGCCAATCTGCTTCCGAAGCCATTTCAACCCAACCCGTATATCCGCCATTCCAAACCCATATTTGGGGTTTCATCATTACCTTAATTTCATTTTTGTGGAGCAATTCAACATATTGTGTTACCCCTTCGCGCGTTTCACCAAACCATTGCCGCTCTTGGTCGTAGATTATTTCGGGATGGTTTAAACTTCTTATAAAACCGAACGGCATTACGGTAACATAATTGGCATGGACTTCCTTTAAAGAAGCAACATTTTTGTGCGAAAGTGAATCTGGAGCTGCCACAAGGCTCACACCGTTTATTTTGGAAACGGTCAAATTTTGAATTATTTTTTCTCCGGAAGAATTCTTCTTTTGGGCGCATCCAATTATAATGGTGAAAAGAAGAATACCGTGTAGAAAGCGATGAAGCAATAGCATTTTGAAAGTATTAAAAGTTGAATTTAAGGTTTTATTTCAGAAATTAGGGAATTATTAATAACCGTTTCGAAACTGCCCAAATTGGAATTGCGTAAATTTATAGACGACTGAAAAAACCAATCACCAAAAGTATGGAGCACATCGTCATTATAGGCAACGGAATTGCTGGAGTTACTGCAGCTCGACACATCCGAAAACTTTCCAATAAAAAAATTACTATTATTTCCGCTGAAGCCGGCCATTTTTTCTCCCGAACTGCTCTAATGTACGTTTACATGGGCCATATGCGATGGCGCGATATTGAACCCTATGAAAGCTGGTTTTGGGAAAAAAACAGGCTGGAACTCAAAAGAGAATATGTTGAAACTGTTGACACAAACAACAAAATACTTCATTTTAAAGGCGGCGGTAGCCTAAGCTACGACAAATTGATTATCGCCTCAGGCTCGGTAACAAATACCTTTGGCTGGGAAGGTTTGGAATTGAATGGCGTACAGGGTTTGGTGACAAAACAGGATTTGGAAAAACTCGAAAAAAATGCACCAAACAACAAAGAATGTCCCCGCGCGGTAATCGTCGGTGGCGGTTTGATAGGCGTTGAAATGGCCGAAATGCTCCGAACACGTGATATTGAAGCAACCATGCTGGTCCGCGAAGAGGGGTTTTGGAGCAACGTCCTTCCAAAACATGATGCCGAAATGATTTCGAAACATATATTATCACATGGAGTTGATCTAAGACACAACGAAGAACTTAATAAAATTTTGGGTGATGGCAAAGGCAATGTACGCGCCATTGTAACCAAAGATGGGGAGGAAATTCCGTGTTGCGTGGTTGGAATTACCACAGGCGTAAAGCCACAGATTTCTTTTTTGAAGAATTCAAAAATTGAAACCGATAAAGGTATTTTGGTAAACCGAAAACTGGAAACCAACATTGAAGGGGTATATGCCATTGGCGATTGCGCCCAACAGCGCGAGACTATCGGCAACCGCCCACCCGTAGAGGCGGTTTGGTACACCGGCAGAATGATGGGCGAGACTTTGGCACAGACTATTTGCGGAAAACCTTTTGAGTACAATCCCGGAAACTGGTTTAACAGCGCCAAATTTTTTGACATTGAATACCAAACCTACGGATGGGTTTTTTCAGAAAGTAAACTGAAGGATTACGAAAAACAATTCCACTGGAAATGTGCGAGCGACCTTCGCTGCGTAACAATTTCATATAATAAAAATTCAAATGAATTTCTGGGAATAAACACCTTCGGAATAAGGATGAAACA
The Aequorivita iocasae genome window above contains:
- a CDS encoding NAD(P)/FAD-dependent oxidoreductase, yielding MEHIVIIGNGIAGVTAARHIRKLSNKKITIISAEAGHFFSRTALMYVYMGHMRWRDIEPYESWFWEKNRLELKREYVETVDTNNKILHFKGGGSLSYDKLIIASGSVTNTFGWEGLELNGVQGLVTKQDLEKLEKNAPNNKECPRAVIVGGGLIGVEMAEMLRTRDIEATMLVREEGFWSNVLPKHDAEMISKHILSHGVDLRHNEELNKILGDGKGNVRAIVTKDGEEIPCCVVGITTGVKPQISFLKNSKIETDKGILVNRKLETNIEGVYAIGDCAQQRETIGNRPPVEAVWYTGRMMGETLAQTICGKPFEYNPGNWFNSAKFFDIEYQTYGWVFSESKLKDYEKQFHWKCASDLRCVTISYNKNSNEFLGINTFGIRMKHEVFDKWLNEKRSVGYVIENLKQANFDPEFYKKYEAEIQSIFFNQPVNV
- a CDS encoding glycoside hydrolase family 113, which translates into the protein MLLLHRFLHGILLFTIIIGCAQKKNSSGEKIIQNLTVSKINGVSLVAAPDSLSHKNVASLKEVHANYVTVMPFGFIRSLNHPEIIYDQERQWFGETREGVTQYVELLHKNEIKVMMKPQIWVWNGGYTGWVEMASEADWLQLEINYKNFILNFAKVAEAEEIEIFCIGTELEKFIEHRPNYWRELIAEVKKIYTGKLTYAANWDEYKRVPFWDALDYIGVDAYFPISESETPTVEEAIAGWERWKKELKTISEKENKKILFAEYGYRSVDFSGKEPWKSNREMTSVNLEAQINLLEGLYKSVWEEDWFAGGFLWKWFIINEKVGGPDDNQFTPQNKPALQLILKQYSTKKE
- a CDS encoding DUF547 domain-containing protein, whose product is MKTIFNLATILFLAFSLQSCNLLSAAGVSSQGQPTKEVQSELTSTTANSAVNVEHSQWDKLLKKHVDSEGMVDYKGFKKDEAKLDEYLNMLSEKKPTDDWSVQELLAYYINLYNAATVKLIVENYPVKSIKDIDGAWTKGRVAVGDKMLSLGGIENGILRKMNEPRIHFTINCASISCPKLLDEAYTAAKINEQLDRATKEFINSDKNDISPQTPQVSSIFDWYQKDFKVNGKQDVIGFINRYANTKINSEASLSYKSYNWELNEQN
- a CDS encoding hemerythrin domain-containing protein, coding for MNIFEAIRKDHDKQRELCRLVTSTSGDSKGRKEMWEKLKHELKIHADAEERTFYSPLIHNDMMQEHARHGIAEHHEMDELMEKVDETDMDSPAWLIYAKQLCEKVEHHLEDEEHSFFQLAGKVFTETQKTAIAKDYLEEMKKNR
- a CDS encoding sterol desaturase family protein, which codes for MEKYFEIFKNSYQGYFNYLWNEITHFHWENYFYGLIAVSFMVWVLELLFPWRKNQKIFRKDFWLDTFYMFFNFFLLNLIVLIFLSNASAELFNDLLAILGLELSDFQFLNLDALPFGLGLLIFFLVTDFVQWNTHRLLHYSPFLWNFHKLHHSVKEMGFAAHLRYHWMEPVVYKSLLYIPLAIIGGFDVESVAIVHFSALAIGHLNHANLGWDYGFLKYIFNNPKMHIWHHAKVLPKHAQYGVNFGISLSIWDYLFKTNHIPYNGRDIELGFDGDEKFPSSFISQELYPIKTRQRNNS
- a CDS encoding TIGR04283 family arsenosugar biosynthesis glycosyltransferase is translated as MLSIIIPVLNEAENITNLLEHLTENISEKGKVELIVVDGGSNDGTPQLIKNFTESQTIPISLITTSESGRAKQMNEGARNASGEILYFLHADSFPPKNFDSYILSEVKRGNPAGCFRMKFDSDHWWLQLAGWLTQFSWRACRGGDQSQFITKKLFDEIGGFDENYTIYEDNILINELYKRKKFVVIQKCITTSARLYRQKGVWNLQYHFWAIYVKRWFGADAEELYKYYLKHIKQANNTEISEEKFSNQVAEN